A region from the Paenibacillus humicola genome encodes:
- a CDS encoding (2Fe-2S)-binding protein, with product MSPGRIEDHPVLGPLRERRSIAFTFDGQDVSGYEGEPIAAALLACGIRTLRYHEETGTPRGIYCNIGHCFECRVTVNGVGGVRACLTPVQAEMNVERGLPLPSPLKKGGEPL from the coding sequence ATGAGTCCCGGAAGGATTGAAGATCATCCCGTTTTGGGACCGCTTCGCGAGCGGAGAAGCATTGCCTTTACGTTTGACGGTCAAGACGTTTCCGGCTATGAAGGGGAGCCAATCGCGGCCGCGCTGCTTGCATGCGGAATCCGGACCCTCCGTTATCATGAGGAAACAGGGACGCCCCGCGGCATTTATTGCAATATCGGGCACTGCTTCGAGTGCCGGGTAACCGTAAACGGTGTCGGCGGAGTCAGGGCGTGCCTTACCCCCGTTCAAGCGGAAATGAACGTGGAGCGCGGGCTGCCGCTTCCCTCGCCGCTGAAGAAGGGGGGCGAGCCTTTATGA
- a CDS encoding NAD(P)/FAD-dependent oxidoreductase, whose amino-acid sequence MTDMLVIGSGPAGLAAAIAGARNGLQVKIYDEFPKPGGRLLGQLHEELGGGWWNGIAEAGKLVDQAVRLGVELELGASVYDLRQTVSGWEVHTSRETGAAPSIVLATGAAEANVPVAGWTLPGVMSIGAAQVMVNVHRVRPGHRGVIIGINVLSLAIARELQLAGVEIVSIVLPALNEATGEAGSPGKVMGSLARLTHLAPSAAVRLGGRLLRSETMQAWALRLYPKHGVNLWGMPIHVRKSAVEIYGDGRVQGVKITDNAADGSIKPGTVRDVPADFVCIAGGLYPLAELAAVAGCPFVYAAELGGSVPLHNERMQTPLKGMYVAGNITGIESAKIAIAQGNVAGLSIVRDRAGSGSPIEQELRQAILHVQAERENALIQFHPFILKGREHVAAEWRKSLK is encoded by the coding sequence ATGACGGATATGCTGGTGATCGGATCCGGACCGGCCGGCTTGGCAGCGGCCATTGCCGGCGCACGGAACGGGCTCCAGGTAAAAATCTATGACGAATTCCCGAAGCCGGGAGGGCGACTGCTGGGACAATTGCATGAGGAGCTGGGCGGCGGCTGGTGGAACGGGATCGCCGAAGCCGGGAAGCTTGTCGATCAAGCGGTCCGCCTTGGCGTAGAACTTGAGCTTGGCGCTTCCGTATATGACCTGCGGCAAACCGTGAGCGGCTGGGAAGTTCATACGAGCAGGGAAACCGGCGCCGCTCCTTCGATCGTCCTCGCAACCGGCGCCGCGGAAGCGAATGTACCCGTTGCCGGATGGACGCTTCCGGGGGTGATGTCGATTGGCGCCGCCCAGGTGATGGTTAACGTTCACCGCGTGAGACCGGGACATCGGGGGGTTATTATCGGAATCAACGTCCTTTCCTTGGCTATCGCACGGGAACTCCAATTGGCCGGAGTCGAGATTGTTTCGATTGTGCTTCCCGCCTTGAATGAAGCGACGGGTGAAGCGGGAAGTCCCGGGAAGGTCATGGGATCGCTCGCCCGGCTTACCCATCTTGCCCCTTCGGCTGCGGTCCGGCTGGGCGGCAGGCTTCTTCGTTCCGAAACGATGCAGGCATGGGCGCTACGCTTGTATCCGAAACACGGCGTGAACCTGTGGGGGATGCCGATCCATGTACGAAAATCCGCCGTAGAAATTTACGGCGACGGACGGGTGCAGGGGGTAAAAATTACCGATAACGCGGCTGACGGGAGCATCAAACCCGGTACGGTGCGCGACGTCCCTGCCGATTTCGTATGCATCGCGGGCGGATTGTATCCTCTGGCGGAGCTGGCGGCCGTCGCGGGCTGCCCGTTCGTTTATGCCGCCGAACTGGGCGGCAGCGTCCCTCTGCATAACGAACGGATGCAGACGCCGCTCAAAGGCATGTACGTCGCCGGGAACATTACGGGAATCGAAAGCGCGAAAATTGCGATCGCCCAAGGGAACGTGGCCGGTCTCTCGATCGTAAGGGATCGCGCCGGTTCCGGCAGCCCGATCGAACAGGAGCTTCGGCAAGCCATTCTTCATGTGCAGGCGGAGCGAGAGAACGCGCTTATCCAATTCCACCCTTTCATTCTGAAAGGACGGGAGCATGTGGCAGCCGAGTGGAGAAAATCGCTTAAGTAA
- a CDS encoding (2Fe-2S)-binding protein, producing the protein MDEPTIICRCEEVTMQRLIETAKLYRCSARELKLRTRAGMGYCGGRTCRPVIERIARSVSGLTETDGISLKVQPPVRPVSFHMLGGDE; encoded by the coding sequence ATGGACGAACCGACAATCATCTGCCGTTGTGAAGAAGTCACGATGCAGCGTTTGATCGAAACCGCCAAGTTATACCGGTGCTCGGCACGCGAGCTGAAGCTGCGGACCCGAGCGGGCATGGGGTACTGCGGCGGGCGTACATGCCGTCCGGTCATTGAGCGGATCGCGAGAAGCGTCTCGGGATTAACGGAAACGGATGGGATATCGCTAAAAGTTCAGCCGCCGGTGCGCCCGGTTTCATTCCATATGTTAGGAGGAGACGAATGA